In Clostridium swellfunianum, a genomic segment contains:
- a CDS encoding metallophosphoesterase gives MGLYAISDLHLALSGDKPMHVFGEQWYEHHEKIKNNWLEKITKEDTVLIAGDISWSMKMEEGLKDLDWIHELPGRKILVRGNHDYWWQSISKLNALYEDMDFIQNNFFSYEDYAVCGTRGWICPGGENFTEHDEKIYLRELIRLKLSLDMAVKAGYKKYIVMIHYPPTNEKFIETELIKIFKEYGVKKVLYGHLHGHSLKRVMVGEIDGIEYILTSADYINFNPIKIL, from the coding sequence ATGGGGCTTTACGCAATATCAGACCTTCATTTAGCTCTCAGCGGAGATAAGCCTATGCATGTGTTTGGGGAGCAGTGGTATGAGCACCATGAAAAAATTAAAAATAATTGGCTTGAAAAAATAACTAAAGAAGATACTGTTTTAATCGCTGGAGATATATCCTGGTCAATGAAGATGGAGGAAGGATTAAAAGATCTTGATTGGATTCATGAGCTCCCAGGAAGAAAAATTTTAGTTCGAGGCAACCATGATTATTGGTGGCAGAGTATCTCAAAGTTAAATGCTTTATATGAAGACATGGATTTTATTCAAAACAACTTCTTCTCTTATGAGGACTATGCAGTATGCGGAACGAGGGGATGGATATGCCCAGGAGGAGAAAACTTTACAGAGCATGATGAAAAGATATATTTGAGAGAACTTATTAGACTAAAGCTTTCTTTAGATATGGCGGTAAAAGCGGGGTACAAGAAGTATATTGTTATGATTCATTATCCTCCTACCAACGAAAAGTTTATAGAAACAGAACTTATTAAAATATTTAAGGAATATGGTGTGAAAAAGGTGCTTTATGGACATCTCCATGGACATTCTTTAAAAAGAGTTATGGTAGGGGAAATAGACGGAATAGAGTACATTTTAACTTCAGCCGATTACATAAACTTCAATCCCATAAAAATTTTATAG
- a CDS encoding EscU/YscU/HrcU family type III secretion system export apparatus switch protein, which translates to MKNIRKAAALKYDGGYEAPIVTAAGMGVIADKIIEKAEENDVPVVYNKEMADLLSNVDIGESIPSELYEAVAKIIVYVMDMDRNKK; encoded by the coding sequence ATGAAAAATATAAGAAAGGCCGCAGCATTAAAGTACGATGGAGGCTATGAAGCTCCTATAGTTACAGCAGCAGGTATGGGAGTAATAGCTGATAAAATTATTGAAAAAGCTGAGGAAAATGATGTGCCTGTAGTGTATAATAAGGAAATGGCAGATTTATTAAGTAATGTTGATATTGGTGAATCCATTCCTTCAGAGCTTTATGAAGCTGTCGCTAAAATAATAGTGTACGTAATGGATATGGATAGAAATAAAAAATAG
- a CDS encoding AlbA family DNA-binding domain-containing protein: protein MDRKKLETLIKRVEGTKLDFKQKIDLEFESGRKELAKDVCAIANSRGGRGYIIIGIEDKTKKIVGIEGRGYNEEQIQQIVSSRTEPPIPIVYEVVEYDGKTLGVITIYDGGQKPYQLRETGAFHIRRGSTTDTMRKQEIASALQESFSLNLELCPIVQSSIECIDRDIVDKYFSFHRIESNEENRITLMENASIIRFDKDLGRHTATLGGILVFSRKNYVYIPHNMIRIVNKIDREEAEIIFIRGDLLTMLDTCEETLKRLLPVNYPVEALLEGVKNAVLYRDYTIFYKEIEIILGIDSISIISPGILVKGKDISNHNYVKRNMWIYEKLIALDNNRRFIKSGRGFSKMKKAFKNIGRVTFINSLSGDFFKVVYPGLGKIIN, encoded by the coding sequence ATGGATAGAAAAAAGCTTGAAACATTAATAAAGAGAGTTGAAGGTACTAAGCTGGATTTTAAACAAAAAATTGATTTGGAATTTGAAAGCGGTAGAAAAGAACTCGCAAAGGATGTATGTGCTATAGCCAATTCTAGAGGGGGAAGAGGCTACATAATAATCGGTATAGAAGATAAGACCAAGAAGATAGTAGGAATAGAAGGTAGAGGCTACAATGAGGAACAGATACAGCAAATTGTAAGTTCTAGAACTGAACCTCCTATACCAATTGTTTATGAGGTTGTTGAATATGATGGTAAAACCTTAGGAGTTATAACTATATATGATGGTGGTCAGAAACCTTACCAGCTTAGGGAAACAGGCGCTTTTCATATAAGAAGAGGTTCTACAACAGATACCATGAGAAAACAGGAAATTGCATCAGCACTTCAAGAGAGCTTTTCTCTTAACTTAGAATTGTGTCCAATTGTCCAAAGTTCTATAGAGTGCATTGACAGAGATATTGTTGATAAATACTTTTCATTCCATAGAATAGAATCTAATGAAGAAAATAGAATTACACTTATGGAGAATGCTTCAATTATTCGTTTTGATAAAGACTTAGGAAGACATACAGCAACTCTTGGAGGTATTTTAGTGTTTTCTAGGAAAAATTATGTATATATTCCACATAACATGATAAGAATAGTAAATAAGATAGACAGAGAAGAAGCTGAGATAATTTTTATAAGAGGCGACTTGCTTACGATGCTAGATACATGTGAAGAAACTTTAAAAAGACTCCTCCCTGTTAATTATCCAGTGGAGGCACTTTTAGAAGGTGTGAAAAATGCAGTTTTGTATAGGGATTACACAATTTTTTATAAAGAAATTGAAATTATACTAGGCATAGACAGCATAAGTATCATCAGTCCAGGCATATTAGTTAAAGGTAAGGATATAAGCAATCATAATTATGTTAAAAGAAATATGTGGATATATGAAAAGCTTATAGCTTTAGATAACAACAGAAGGTTTATCAAATCTGGAAGAGGCTTCAGCAAGATGAAAAAGGCTTTTAAAAACATTGGCAGGGTAACTTTTATTAATTCATTAAGCGGAGATTTTTTTAAGGTTGTATACCCAGGGTTAGGCAAAATAATAAATTAA
- a CDS encoding RMD1 family protein, with the protein MQSWSFKSFVLCNEINLNKISAHFGINKKFKWEDPLVLHDNALKGILKDTSNKSVYIYYYGSLVFINMEHHETMDVVNYLKNIDLTLKNNFPDEYVDEYKLEVAAEYEYMLYNDLMTSNEFHPYYLDILSSVLAKSTSLRKIENDTDKLLDSIEDVINYLDTGKFNMSDEQIAKTSAKVLRFKYHTISNLMLLDKPKSAWDNEDIENFFVQVTELFDFKDRYQKITRKTEVLQDITDVFASLTHEKRGTKLEIMVIVLILFELILGLIEFFFSAH; encoded by the coding sequence ATGCAGAGTTGGAGCTTTAAATCTTTTGTATTATGCAACGAAATTAATTTAAACAAGATATCAGCTCACTTTGGTATTAACAAAAAGTTTAAATGGGAGGATCCATTAGTTCTTCATGACAACGCCCTTAAAGGCATATTAAAGGATACTAGTAATAAGAGCGTTTACATATATTATTATGGTTCTCTTGTGTTCATTAACATGGAACATCACGAAACTATGGATGTGGTAAATTATCTTAAGAACATAGATTTAACCCTAAAAAACAACTTTCCTGATGAGTATGTTGATGAATATAAGCTAGAGGTAGCTGCAGAGTATGAATACATGCTCTATAATGACTTGATGACTTCAAATGAATTTCATCCATACTATCTTGACATTTTATCTTCGGTGCTTGCTAAATCTACTTCACTAAGAAAAATCGAGAATGATACTGATAAGCTTCTAGACAGCATTGAGGATGTAATAAACTATCTTGATACTGGAAAATTTAATATGTCTGATGAGCAAATTGCTAAAACTTCTGCCAAGGTTTTACGCTTTAAATACCATACTATCTCTAATTTAATGCTTTTAGATAAACCTAAATCAGCTTGGGATAATGAAGATATTGAAAACTTTTTCGTTCAGGTTACCGAGCTATTTGACTTTAAGGATAGGTATCAAAAGATAACTCGTAAAACCGAAGTACTTCAAGATATAACTGATGTTTTTGCTTCTCTTACTCATGAGAAAAGAGGCACAAAACTTGAAATAATGGTTATAGTCTTAATACTATTTGAGCTTATTCTTGGACTTATCGAATTCTTCTTTAGTGCCCATTAA
- a CDS encoding ArsR/SmtB family transcription factor, translating into MEKDYKKYNDTAELLKVLAHPVRLCIVKGLINKGQCNVTYMQNCLDMPQSTVSQHLQKLRAAGIIEGDRNGLEINYKVCDERVENLVKLLLSEEEI; encoded by the coding sequence ATGGAGAAAGATTATAAGAAGTACAATGATACTGCTGAACTTTTAAAGGTACTTGCACATCCAGTTAGATTGTGCATAGTTAAAGGACTTATAAACAAAGGCCAATGCAATGTTACTTATATGCAGAATTGTCTCGATATGCCTCAATCTACTGTCTCACAGCATCTTCAAAAGCTTAGAGCTGCAGGGATAATAGAGGGAGACAGAAATGGACTTGAAATAAACTATAAGGTTTGTGACGAACGAGTAGAAAACTTAGTAAAACTGCTTTTGAGTGAGGAGGAAATATAA
- the tyrS gene encoding tyrosine--tRNA ligase: protein MASVYDTLVERGFLKQFTHEEEIKELLEKEKITFYIGFDPTADSLHVGHFIAMMMMAHMQRAGHRPIALVGGGTAMIGDPSGKTDMRKMLTKEDIENNVSAIKKQMQKFIDFRDGKAILENNADWLLNLNYVEFIREIGVHFSVNRMLTAECFKQRLEKGLSFLEFNYMLMQGYDFLELNRRYGCVMQLGGDDQWSNMLAGVDLIRRKESKPAFAMTCALLTNSEGKKMGKTEKGALWLDPEKTSPYDFYQYWRNIADADVEKCLSLLTFIPMDEVRRLGSLKDAEINEAKKILAFEVTKLIHGEEEANKAKSAAEALFSGGGDMSNVPTAEVASSIIGSTIVDVLVAAKILPSKGEARRLIQQGGLTVNNEKITDANMIVSEEFFKDGSMLVKRGKKNYNKIVVV from the coding sequence ATGGCAAGCGTATATGATACACTTGTGGAACGCGGCTTTTTAAAGCAGTTTACACACGAAGAAGAAATAAAAGAACTTTTAGAGAAAGAAAAGATAACCTTTTACATAGGTTTTGACCCAACTGCTGATAGCTTGCATGTTGGACATTTTATTGCAATGATGATGATGGCTCATATGCAGAGAGCAGGACATCGTCCAATAGCACTAGTTGGCGGAGGTACTGCAATGATTGGCGATCCGTCAGGCAAAACAGATATGAGAAAAATGCTTACAAAAGAAGATATTGAAAATAATGTTTCGGCTATAAAAAAACAAATGCAGAAATTTATAGATTTTAGGGATGGAAAGGCTATACTCGAGAACAATGCAGATTGGCTGCTAAATTTAAATTATGTGGAATTTATCCGAGAAATTGGAGTTCATTTCTCTGTTAACAGAATGCTTACTGCAGAATGTTTTAAGCAAAGATTAGAAAAAGGACTTTCATTCTTGGAATTTAACTATATGCTTATGCAGGGGTATGACTTCCTTGAACTTAATAGAAGATACGGTTGTGTTATGCAGCTAGGTGGAGATGATCAATGGTCTAATATGCTTGCAGGCGTTGACCTTATAAGAAGAAAAGAAAGCAAGCCAGCTTTTGCTATGACCTGTGCACTTTTAACAAATAGTGAAGGCAAGAAGATGGGTAAAACTGAAAAAGGAGCTTTATGGCTTGACCCTGAAAAGACTTCGCCTTATGATTTCTACCAATACTGGAGAAACATTGCTGATGCTGATGTTGAGAAGTGCCTTTCACTGCTAACCTTCATTCCTATGGATGAAGTTAGAAGGCTTGGTTCACTTAAGGATGCAGAAATAAATGAAGCAAAGAAAATACTTGCTTTCGAAGTTACCAAGCTTATTCACGGTGAAGAAGAAGCAAATAAAGCCAAATCTGCGGCAGAAGCTTTATTTTCAGGTGGAGGAGATATGAGCAACGTGCCAACAGCAGAAGTTGCCAGCAGTATTATTGGCTCAACAATTGTTGATGTACTTGTTGCAGCAAAGATACTTCCATCGAAGGGAGAAGCTAGAAGACTTATTCAGCAAGGCGGTTTGACAGTTAATAATGAAAAAATCACTGATGCTAACATGATTGTTTCAGAAGAATTTTTTAAAGATGGCAGTATGTTAGTTAAAAGAGGAAAGAAAAATTATAATAAAATAGTTGTTGTATAA